Proteins encoded in a region of the Nicotiana tomentosiformis chromosome 9, ASM39032v3, whole genome shotgun sequence genome:
- the LOC138899009 gene encoding uncharacterized protein: MSYKGLMRLDTFTKIFPIHFSGSPFEYPQDYLDHCHEVLRNIGIVKTNGADFVVFQMAGSAKRWWKDFERSRLDGSPPLTLDQFLQLFLEKFNPFTLREEYRKQFERLQQGCMSVIQYETRFMDLARHAIILLPTERERARRFIDGLTFGIRIQMAKETGDDISFQRAVEIARQIEMICG; this comes from the coding sequence ATGTCTTATAAGGGATTGATGAGATTGGATACGTTCACAAAGATCTTccctattcacttcagtggttcACCTTTTGAGTACCCACAAGATTACTTGGACCattgccacgaggtgttgcgcaACATAGGTATTGTTAAGACCAATGGGGCTGACTTTGTAGTGTTTCAGATggctggttctgccaagaggtggtggaaggATTTTGAGCGGAGCAGACTAGATGGTTCACCTCCACTTACCTTGGATCAGTTTttgcagctatttctggagaagtttaatCCTTTCACTCTAAGAGAGGAGTACCGCAAGCAGTTTGAGCGCCTTCAGCAGGGTTGCATGAGTGTTATCCAGTATGAGACCCGATTTatggacctagctcgccatgcaATTATAttactccctactgagagggaaaGGGCAAgaagattcattgatggacttacTTTCGGTATTAGGatacagatggctaaggagaccggtgatgatatttcttttcagagggccgtagagattgctagacAGATCGAGATGATTTGTGGTTAG